The DNA region CCATAATTTGCATGATGCTGCCTCGAGTCCCTAGCCGCGATCGTGGCGATTCATGCGCCTAAACGCTAAGCAGGAAAAAAAACTCTGGAGTTTTTCGAAAAAATATCCGAGTTAAAAATAGTCAGAAAGCAACTGCACTTGCTGCTAAGTTCGTAGCGGCAGCTCACGCTCCCCTACCATTAATCAACTGCCCCGAGGTCCGAACCCCCGGGCACCCTCGCCTCACCGGTCGGCACGCGTCCACCTAACGGTCGACCTAACGGCGGGAAtctgcccgcggcggcgctgtcgCCGTCCCCGCGGATTCCGCACCGGGTGCCGGCCTCACCCGCCGCCGTGGCACCCCGCGCGGTGGCTCTTCCCGTGGGTCCCCGCCGGTGTGGGTAGCGGATTCTGGTGAGCGTAGCGCGGGGCGATGCGCGCCGTGGGTCCCGGACGGCTGGGCCTGCGGAATCCGACGGTGGGCCGCACGGTTCGTGTGTCCTGTGGTGGTGCCGTGTCGCTTTCGGTTTGGTTTGGAGGGACTGGCCTGCTGTAACGAGGGCTCGGTGATGGGGTCTAATCACCAACTTGCCATTGGTTTCAGTCAGAGCACAACTGCCGTCTTCAGAGATTCAGAGTACTGCGCGCAAATGCTTCGTGCGAGCAGCGAACGGCATCAAGTTTCACCATTCAGATGTGTCAAGGTACTTGCGACAACAATGACACCTGAAAAGAAAGGTCGAGCGAGCTGCATCGGACTTTAGCTTTCAGATTAGTCTTCGAGGCATTTGCTGTCATCACTGAAAGAAGCAAGCAGGGATGAAATGTTCTTCAGTCGAGCGACCCTTTTGACTACTACCCAGTAATGAGAGGCGTTGTCAGTCACCAACCGCGGACCATGGGTAGGCACAGGGCACCACCACTGCTCCAAGCTCACATCTGCATTTACACGCGCCCGTGCTTATCGCCGATCGACAGGAGACAGGTACTACTTGCTGCCAGATGCCAACCGAGCAGACATGTGTAGGCGTCCAATTGGGAGGCTTTGCCATATTTTACGCAATCCCAGTGACCACAACAGCCAAACGCACGAGATTGGATCCTCAGAATAACCAAGGCAAGTACTGTGCTGCCAAGTGCCATGGCAAATTGGTAAGGCAATGCAAAAGGGTACTGCGACCGCAAGCAGTCGGCAGGAAGAGACAAGGTACGTAGCTTTGTGCCTCTGTTGCATCCACGGTAAAAGTACCTTTTCCTCTTTGGATCAGTTTGGGTTTACTTGCTCTAAACAAGTAGTATAAGATATTAAGATGGAGTGGTTAACAAATCATACGAGTATTACCACTAGTAGTCAATGCACTGTGCACCAACGGTGTGCGGTGCCATAAAAATGTATAACTGTAGGAAGTGTGGAGCATAGTCAGTACACGCACGTACGCACACGTTGTCTCTTGCACGAGAATGTCAACATGCGTGGCATCCCAAAGCCAAATCAGGGTGGCCTTTCCTTCTCTGGATTTTGGCATCTTGTAGCCACCAGCATCTTTCATGCTTGTGTATGCCTGCAGCCTGGTGGTCCTCTCTCTGTTGATGGGTAGTAGCTAGATTTCACATTCCAGACGCTCGAACAAACGACGAATACTAGTGTTTGTGTGGACGTGCAAGTGCACCGGCTGACCGCTGACGgctcagagagagagagagagagacggtGTCCTGGTCCTCCCTGTGCACGTTGCATCGGAGGATGATTGATTACAGAATATAAATAGCTAGCTAGCTCTCTAGTCTCTACAAACAAAGCGATGCAGGTCATTCGGAGCTAGCAAATGAGGTAGCTTTGGTATCTTTCTATCTAGGCCAGTACTGTGCAGTGCTGGATCAGGCGATCGATCAGCTGTCCATCTCCAGCATCTCGCCAGTCGCCACGGTACCTGTACTGGAATTCGAATAATAATAATCCCCAGCCTTTTTCTCACCGGGCTCCGATTCCATCGCTGCCTTTCGCCAACAACTCCACTCTGAGTAGGGTTGTTTCCACCAATCCTCCTTGTTGCCAAGTGCCCAACTGCCAACAGCAACCGGTCCGCAGGTAGGTCCTCGGCCGGGGAAGAAAGATGTCTTCGGGTTATGCCGAGGAACAGCAGCCAGGCAGGCAGCTGGTTGATGCCTCCAAGGCTAATTAAGCTTCAGTCCCAACAGGCGTCAGGTAGAAGCTGCCAGGCTCCACCGTACGTGATCAGGCCAGCCCAGAGAATCTAATCTCGTCGCTCTTCTCGAGCTTGACTGGTACTCCTAAAACATTAGTAAAATAAGCGCCGTGATTTGCATTGCTCAGGCTTGCTAATCTAGTAGAATTACTTACTATTCTTAATTAAGTACTACTAGTAGTAGCTGCACTATATTCCCCAGTTTAACAACTCCAACTCTAGTCCACACCTTTACGCCAAGTTGCTAAATTAAAGCCTCTTTAGCTAGCCTTCACCCTCTCCCCACACCTTTTCGCGAGGTAAAAAGTCGGCCGGGATGGAATAATCCGGCCATCGCCGAAAGGACGACGGCAAAATTCGCCATAGATTTCGAGGCGCATATTCGCAAACTTGCTTGcaggttttctttttttttttctaaattgTTTCTGGGAGAGCGGGGGCGCTCAGCGTTCGCCGGGTCCGCGTCGCCGTCGTCAGGCAGCTTTTGACCAGCCGTGATTTTAGTCAAGTTAATTAACccatcgggggggggggggggggggggtgtaaCGTGTGACAGAGACGCTGATGACGATTGGTCCCGTTGTTGGACTCGGAAATTTCTGCCACCGATGAGGCTGCTAACTAACCTTGCTGCAGTGAAAAATAAATGTACAGTAGACTTGCGGTGACTCGTGACGCTGACACCCTCCGTTTGTGCCGGATCTGCAAAGGgtaaaatggaaaaaaaaaaccCCAACAGCATGCAACGTGACAGGTAGTTAAGTATCGCTATGCTTATTGCGGGGAGGCTGTGTCGCTAACGTGCGGGCTAGCAATTTCATAATACATGGTTTTCTTGCAGGCTATGATTGGTGGCCTCGCGTAAAATTCAAAGGCGAGAGGGAATCTTTGGCGTGAGGTAGCCGGGCGGAGATTCCGTAGCCTCGCGGTATTCCGAATCTCCCATCATTGCTCCAACCAGCAAGTACAACGGGGCTGCACTTAGCGTGACGACAAGATGCAATTTGCCAAACAAAGACGGCACTGCTACCCTCCTCAAACCTCAATGAAAAGGAATGATGCAATTACAAATTGTCAAATTTACAATGGTGTAAACGAGGTACTCCTCTGTCCTCAGGAAAAGGAATCGCAAGTACAGAAATGGACCTTTCGGCCCGGGAAACAAGCTAGTGGGCTAGTACAAGAAAGCCCATGCGTCGAGCGGGCGCAGCCAAGTTGAGGCCCATTAGTCCCAGGAAATCTGCACCTGTTGACACCATGCGACACCACACCACGGTCCACGGAACCGGGTGATTCAGTCACTCGTGTCGATCGAGAGCTAAGCTCCAGGACTCGTTCAACAATTGCACTCGTTCATTACTGGAAGGAGGCAATGATGACACAATAAACGCCAAACCATTTGCACCAAAACGTACGTGCCATCGTCACGCACTTCGCGTCTATTTATATGGAAGTCTGAGTGCATAGCAGTAGCGTCACAATTCAATCAAGCTGCCTCTTGACATTGTAACTGATTTCCGCAGGAGATCATCACTCACGCACGTAGCAGTAGAATGGAGATCACGGCGGCGATGGTAAAGCCCGTCTACTCCACCCCGCACCCGCTCGCCGGCGAGAAGGTCCCGCTGACCGTCTTCGACCGCGCCGCCTCAGACCTCTTCGTGCCCACCGTGTTCGCCTACCCAGCGCCGGCGCCGTCCAACGAGGCGCTCAAGGAGGGCCTCCGCAAGGCCTTAGCACCGTACCCTCACCTCGCGGgccgcctcgccgtcgacgacaGGGGCCGCCGGTTCGTCCATGTCAACGACGAGGGCGTGCTTGTTGTCGAAGCTGCCCTATCGGCCGACCTGTCCGACGTGATCTCCAACGGCATGCCCGCCGGAAACGTCGACAAGCTGTACCCGACGCTCCCAGAGGTAACTCGACTACTGCTAGTTGCTTCCCTGTCACGTCGCATGCATGATGCATGTGGCATGCATAGGTTCAATTCCTGACGACTTTGCATGTATGGTATACGTACAGGAGAACGTTGGGGCGGCTCTGCTGCAGATCAAGCTCAACCGCTGCAGGTGCGGCGGCCTCGTGATCGGCATCATCTGCCACCACCACGTCGCCGACGGCCACTCCATGAGCACCTTCTTCACCACGTGGGCGAGCGCGGTGCGCGCGGGCAAGGACTTCACCTTCCCATCGCCACCCTTCCTCGACCGAGCGGCGACCGCTGTTCCCCGCGGAACGCCGGCGCCGGTTCTCGATCACTGGTCCATCGAGTTCAACAGAAGTGGTGACGGCCGCAGCTCCAGGCAATACGCCGTCGTGCCCATGGAAAAGATCAAGAACCTCACCGTGCACTTCACGCCCGACTTCGTCGCTGAGCTCAAAGCGCGCGTCGGCGTCCGGTGCAGCACGTTCCAGTGCCTCCTCGCGCACGTGTGGAAGAAGATCACGGCGGCGCGGGGCCTCGAGCCGGAGGAGTTCACCCAGCTGAGGGTGTCGGTGAACTGCAGGAGCAGGGCCGACCCCGCCGTGCCAATGGACTTCTTCGGCAACATGGTGCTGTGGGCGTTCCCGAGGCTCCAGGTCAGGGACCTCCTCAACTCGAGCTATGGCCGCGTGGTCCACGCGATTCGCGACGCCGTGGCGCGCATCGACGGCGAGTACATCCAGTCCTTCGTCGACTTCGGGGCCGTGGCGGACGCAAGCGGCGAGGAGCTCGTTGAGACGGCGGCCACGGCCGGCACGATGCTGTGCCCGGACCTGGAGATGGACAGCTGGCTGAGGTTCCAGTTCCACCAGATGGACCTCGGCAGTGGGCCGCCGTGCGCGTTCCTGCCGCCGGACCTGCCCATCGAGGGGCTGGTGCTCTTCGTGCCGTCCCGCGCAACGAAGGGCGGCGTTGACCTGTTCATGGCCGTCGCGGATTGCCATGCCGAGGCGTTCGAGCAGATCTGCCACTCGGTCGATTGATCAAACGGCTGATTGTGATGACAAATCGTGATTTGCTATATAAACGGAGTTATTTAAAAGGATCCGGCTAATGCGCAGCCTGTTCTTTTGTGACAACCAGAATCATTCAACTTTTATCcaattttttttggaaaaaataACACTGCATCCTAAAAGCACTGTCGCGGATGATCCAGGATCAGAAAAAACAGCATGAAATATAACATGCAGTTTTATTCAAAATGCACATATGTTTAGATACATAACACATGATTTAATCGCTAAGATCTATTGGGCCTGGAAAGTTGATTTGCCTAGCACAGCAGAAAAAAGTTGTCTGCCTCCGTATATCCTTCGATCACAAATTAATAGCAGATGGAGCCAGC from Panicum hallii strain FIL2 chromosome 9, PHallii_v3.1, whole genome shotgun sequence includes:
- the LOC112876514 gene encoding tryptamine benzoyltransferase 1-like encodes the protein MEITAAMVKPVYSTPHPLAGEKVPLTVFDRAASDLFVPTVFAYPAPAPSNEALKEGLRKALAPYPHLAGRLAVDDRGRRFVHVNDEGVLVVEAALSADLSDVISNGMPAGNVDKLYPTLPEENVGAALLQIKLNRCRCGGLVIGIICHHHVADGHSMSTFFTTWASAVRAGKDFTFPSPPFLDRAATAVPRGTPAPVLDHWSIEFNRSGDGRSSRQYAVVPMEKIKNLTVHFTPDFVAELKARVGVRCSTFQCLLAHVWKKITAARGLEPEEFTQLRVSVNCRSRADPAVPMDFFGNMVLWAFPRLQVRDLLNSSYGRVVHAIRDAVARIDGEYIQSFVDFGAVADASGEELVETAATAGTMLCPDLEMDSWLRFQFHQMDLGSGPPCAFLPPDLPIEGLVLFVPSRATKGGVDLFMAVADCHAEAFEQICHSVD